AGAACGTTTTGCAATACGATGATGTGATGCGTCAACAACGGGACGTCATCTATGGTGAACGTAACCAGGTCATTCAAGAAGACAAGTCGCTGAAGTGGGTCTTGATGCCAATGATCAAGCGGACCGTTACCCGGGTGGTTAGTTTACACACCCAGGGGGACCAAGCCGATTGGGATTTGGATACCTTACTGGACTTTGGGATTTCAGCCATGGTGTCGCCTGATCAGATCAGCTTGGCTGACTTGAAGGACAAGAAGGCGGATGAGATTGTGGCTTACTTCATGACCTTGGCCGACAAGGTTTACGAAGAAAAGTCCAAGCAACTGTACGATCCGGCTCAGATGCTGGAATTCGAAAAAGTGGTCTTACTCCGGGTGGTGGATTCTCACTGGACGGACCACATTGATGCCATGGATCAATTACGGCAATCCATTGGGTTGCGGGGTTACGGTCAATTGAACCCGTTGGTGGAATACCAACAGGACGGGTTCCGGATGTTCGAAGAAATGATTTCCGACATCGAATACGACGCGACCCGGTTGTTCATGAAGTCTGAAATTCGTCAAAATATTACGCGGTAGACGTCAATGATGCCGTTCAAGCGAGGCTGGAATTTTTCCAACCTCGTTTTGTTATGTCCGGCGTAATTGATGGTACACTGGATTGGGAACCATCAAAATAACTTTTAAAGGAGCCAACAAAATGGAATTAACGGATGCGAAACACGCCATTCAAACCATGCACGAGCAACTTGCCGGCTTTAGGGGGTCGCTTTGACTTTGATGCCCTAAATGAAAGCATCAGTGTCAACGAGGGCCAGATGGCCGAACCGGGTTTTTGGGACGATCCCCAAAAGGCCCAAAAGTTAATCGATGAGACGAACGACATGAAGAAAAAGGTCGATGAGTTTCAACACCTCTCCAATCAGGTTGATGACCTGGACGTGGCCGTTGAGTTGCTGAGTGAAGAACCAGATCCGGAGATGCAAGCCGACTTCGAGCGTAGCTTTACTCAAGCCCAAGAAGCCCTCCGGCAGTACCGGCTAAACCTGTTACTGAACCAGAAATACGATCATAATAATGCCATTCTAGAAATTCATCCGGGGGCCGGGGGCACCGAATCCCAAGATTGGGGTTCAATGTTGATGCGGATGTACACGCGTTGGGCCGAGCAGCACGACTTTAAAGTCACCGTCCTAGATTATCAAGCGGGTGAAGTTGCTGGTTTAGGGAGTGCCACGATGCTGATTGCCGGACGCAACGCTTACGGGTACCTGCGTTCCGAAAAGGGGGTTCACCGGTTGGTCCGGATCTCGCCGTTTGATTCGGCGGGGCGGCGCCATACGTCATTTGCGTCCGTGGACGTTTTGCCCGAATTGGATGACTCGGTCGACGTGGAAATCAATCCGGCCGACTTGAAGGTCGACGTCTACCGGGCGTCGGGGGCCGGGGGCCAGCACGTTAACAAAACCTCGTCCGCCGTTCGGATTACCCACTTACCGACGGGAATCGTCACGCAAAGCCAGGCACAACGGTCACAGTT
Above is a window of Levilactobacillus zymae DNA encoding:
- the prfB gene encoding peptide chain release factor 2 (programmed frameshift), which translates into the protein MELTDAKHAIQTMHEQLAGFRGSLDFDALNESISVNEGQMAEPGFWDDPQKAQKLIDETNDMKKKVDEFQHLSNQVDDLDVAVELLSEEPDPEMQADFERSFTQAQEALRQYRLNLLLNQKYDHNNAILEIHPGAGGTESQDWGSMLMRMYTRWAEQHDFKVTVLDYQAGEVAGLGSATMLIAGRNAYGYLRSEKGVHRLVRISPFDSAGRRHTSFASVDVLPELDDSVDVEINPADLKVDVYRASGAGGQHVNKTSSAVRITHLPTGIVTQSQAQRSQLQNRQTALAMLRAKLYELEEEKKAKEKAALEGVQLDIGWGSQIRSYVFHPYTMVKDHRTNYETSQGQAVMDGDLDPFIDAYLQWQLSQKNPD